One Lactobacillus sp. ESL0785 DNA window includes the following coding sequences:
- a CDS encoding SLAP domain-containing protein codes for MLGKNNFNERLRQIENESKQDHFSIRKLTIGAASVLIGLTFAGLNSQTAKADTVSPDAQATEVSGKQTDSSATDTTKADQKAAPSATNTEAALNKTKKDSKSDLSSYKGLNSFLKDANSSDTASNTNTTNDNNTATSNGPQVSDPNTADVRDAQNFLTAMANSDYTTVNLLTDVDIPSGITDWKVPVIGGNVGLGQIGVKGNKVINGNGHTLKLNNNQLSGNIIQSGKLPSVTFNNITIEGTGSYMADLPIIDGYPWTTLGDFSNINLNNVHTSGITFGGGLDASLISSKVNISGTTTIDYNGNDKNSKNSTLFDGNVTIADGANVKINAANLIQVFNGEAMNDISNIIPDWNQIKSDGLWNAISNVRLGSRFAIGKNANVNVNLDSTVTRLCDSALLNIDVANGATFKMVDNAPAIASPILDATANWVFLTANSPKSIKIITTNPDLDRPQVTYVGTDISGNLGMSDAAKGRNWTFTAQNSNLIALTNYFNLGDPINDILSTILPQLNLTGFNTTLKDNYPTPVADIPTKGKASKAYAAMSTAKDFRDYASYLNGPLFNASSLPIVGGVAGDAINKLLGINTVPGLEIGTDLDDVLIKTGAGRFNVSANKQTVAKDETSIGSAANIISVVDSKTGEYATLNDLTNKKVVIGVAWMPGKAMASDGSIIDGGVVTRNDGHLDKTVGNTTANELGNAVAIVTYADGTKDFVPVQVQVNDDATGSNTDNGSTGSNGSTTSNGSNGSNGSTTSNGSNGSNGSTTSNGSNSSNSSTSSNGGGSSTNGNTPAPNPAPTNTSTGSNGSNTSNPSTGSDNSSQPAVQKKIQHDAYVYDANGSHTTNKYKAGTKVDTYGTKSINGRKYYSLGDSKYIIASNIDGTKRKLKRSAYVYKNNGKKRASKKALKKGKYVKTYGTAVKRHGKSFYIIGANKLVKKANFR; via the coding sequence ATGTTAGGAAAAAACAATTTTAATGAGAGGTTAAGACAAATAGAAAATGAATCTAAGCAAGATCATTTTTCTATTCGTAAATTAACCATTGGAGCAGCATCTGTATTGATCGGCTTAACTTTTGCAGGGTTGAATTCACAAACTGCTAAAGCTGATACAGTTTCGCCAGATGCACAAGCTACAGAGGTATCAGGAAAGCAAACTGATAGTAGTGCCACAGACACTACAAAGGCAGACCAAAAAGCAGCTCCAAGTGCCACTAACACTGAAGCTGCTTTAAACAAAACTAAGAAAGATTCTAAATCAGATTTATCTTCATATAAAGGTTTAAACTCTTTCTTAAAAGATGCTAATAGTAGTGATACAGCATCGAATACTAACACTACTAATGACAATAATACAGCAACATCAAATGGACCTCAAGTAAGTGACCCTAACACTGCTGATGTTCGTGATGCTCAGAATTTCCTTACTGCTATGGCTAACAGTGACTATACGACTGTTAACTTGCTTACTGATGTTGATATTCCAAGCGGTATTACTGATTGGAAGGTTCCAGTTATCGGCGGTAATGTTGGTCTTGGCCAAATTGGTGTTAAGGGTAATAAAGTTATTAACGGTAATGGTCACACCTTAAAACTGAACAATAATCAATTAAGTGGTAACATCATTCAAAGTGGTAAATTGCCAAGCGTAACCTTTAATAATATTACAATTGAAGGTACAGGATCTTATATGGCAGACTTGCCAATTATTGATGGTTACCCTTGGACTACATTAGGTGATTTCAGTAATATTAACTTGAATAATGTTCACACTAGTGGTATTACCTTTGGTGGTGGCTTAGATGCAAGTCTTATTAGCAGTAAAGTTAATATTTCTGGCACTACTACGATTGATTACAATGGTAATGACAAGAATTCTAAGAATTCAACATTATTTGATGGTAATGTCACTATTGCTGATGGTGCCAATGTTAAGATTAATGCAGCAAACTTAATTCAAGTCTTCAATGGTGAAGCGATGAATGACATCAGTAATATAATTCCAGATTGGAATCAAATTAAGTCTGATGGCTTATGGAATGCTATTTCCAATGTTAGACTTGGTTCTAGATTTGCTATTGGTAAGAACGCTAATGTTAATGTAAACCTTGATTCAACAGTAACTCGTTTATGTGATTCAGCTTTGCTTAACATTGATGTTGCTAATGGTGCAACTTTCAAGATGGTTGATAATGCACCTGCAATTGCCTCACCAATACTTGATGCAACTGCTAACTGGGTATTTTTGACTGCTAATAGTCCTAAGTCAATTAAGATTATTACAACTAACCCAGATCTTGATCGACCACAGGTTACTTATGTTGGTACCGATATTTCTGGTAACTTAGGTATGTCTGATGCTGCTAAGGGTAGAAACTGGACATTTACTGCTCAGAATTCTAACTTAATTGCATTAACTAATTACTTTAATTTGGGTGATCCAATTAACGATATTCTAAGTACTATCCTCCCACAACTTAACTTAACTGGCTTTAACACTACTTTGAAAGATAACTACCCAACTCCAGTAGCTGATATTCCAACTAAGGGTAAGGCATCAAAAGCTTATGCTGCTATGAGTACGGCAAAAGATTTCCGTGATTATGCTTCATACCTGAATGGTCCATTGTTTAATGCCTCTAGCCTGCCAATTGTTGGTGGTGTAGCTGGTGATGCAATTAACAAGCTGCTTGGAATTAATACTGTTCCAGGTCTTGAAATTGGTACTGACTTAGATGACGTCTTAATTAAGACTGGTGCTGGCAGATTTAATGTTTCTGCTAATAAGCAAACTGTTGCTAAGGATGAAACTTCTATTGGTTCAGCTGCTAATATTATTTCAGTAGTTGATTCTAAGACTGGTGAATACGCTACTCTTAATGATTTGACTAATAAGAAAGTAGTTATTGGTGTTGCTTGGATGCCTGGTAAAGCGATGGCATCTGATGGCTCTATCATTGATGGTGGTGTAGTAACTAGAAATGACGGCCATCTTGATAAGACTGTTGGTAATACTACTGCCAATGAATTGGGTAATGCAGTTGCTATTGTAACTTATGCTGATGGTACTAAGGACTTTGTTCCAGTACAAGTCCAAGTTAATGACGATGCAACTGGTAGCAATACAGACAATGGCTCAACCGGTTCTAACGGCTCAACTACTTCAAACGGTAGTAACGGTTCTAACGGCTCAACTACTTCAAACGGCAGCAATGGTTCTAACGGTTCAACTACTTCAAACGGTAGCAATAGTTCAAATAGCTCAACTAGTTCCAATGGTGGTGGTTCTTCGACTAATGGAAATACACCTGCACCAAATCCTGCACCTACTAACACTTCAACTGGTTCTAACGGTTCAAATACTTCTAATCCTTCAACTGGTTCAGATAATTCAAGTCAACCAGCTGTTCAAAAGAAGATTCAACATGATGCTTATGTTTACGATGCTAATGGTTCTCACACCACTAACAAGTACAAGGCTGGTACCAAGGTTGATACTTATGGTACAAAGAGTATTAATGGTCGCAAGTATTACAGCTTAGGTGATAGTAAGTACATTATTGCTTCTAATATTGACGGTACTAAGAGAAAGCTGAAGCGCAGTGCTTATGTTTATAAGAACAACGGTAAGAAGCGTGCTAGCAAGAAGGCCTTGAAGAAGGGTAAATATGTTAAGACTTATGGTACGGCTGTTAAGCGCCATGGCAAGTCATTTTACATCATTGGTGCAAATAAACTTGTTAAGAAAGCTAACTTTCGTTAA
- a CDS encoding rhodanese-like domain-containing protein, with protein MSTFLIILDTVLVVVILAFVAVWLWNKIQTKRLGNGDLTNEEFNQGMRKAQIVDLREKAPFKRKHIDGARNVPYTTLKYQYNELRADLPVYLYSDSLTVTLRAARFLQKKKFTSIKWLKNGFDEWNGRTKTSKY; from the coding sequence ATGTCAACCTTTTTAATTATTTTGGATACGGTATTAGTTGTTGTCATTTTGGCTTTTGTCGCAGTTTGGCTTTGGAATAAAATTCAGACTAAGCGGCTAGGCAATGGTGACCTGACTAATGAAGAATTTAATCAAGGAATGCGTAAGGCACAGATTGTTGATTTACGGGAAAAAGCACCGTTTAAAAGAAAGCACATTGATGGTGCCCGCAATGTTCCTTACACTACGTTAAAATATCAATATAATGAGCTCCGAGCTGATTTGCCGGTTTATTTGTACTCAGATTCTTTAACTGTAACCTTACGTGCAGCCCGCTTTTTACAAAAAAAGAAGTTTACTTCTATTAAATGGTTAAAGAACGGTTTTGATGAGTGGAATGGTCGCACTAAAACATCTAAATATTAA
- the miaA gene encoding tRNA (adenosine(37)-N6)-dimethylallyltransferase MiaA, with product MQKVVAIVGPTAIGKTSLAIKLAQKLNAEIVSGDSMQVYQEVAIGTAKATPEEQAQVKHYLVDTQSVFSSYSVKDFVEQAQVAINEITAKGKLPVLVGGTGFYVNALLNQMQLGEKQVHETAVASEWQEFLREHDSATLWQELNKRDPAAANKIPPANSRRVLRALTVIARTGQKFSEQQTEIKPRYDYLIIGLNSDRQEIYRRINLRVDQMMQQGMLNEAKFVYQNRAREYQVLQAIGYKEFFPYFAGEKSLSACVTQLKTASRRYAKRQLTYFRNQLPCYWFDPLNDQECITKIEQKVEEWLHE from the coding sequence ATGCAGAAAGTAGTAGCAATTGTAGGACCGACGGCAATTGGTAAGACCAGTTTGGCAATTAAGCTAGCACAAAAGTTAAATGCAGAGATTGTTTCTGGTGATTCTATGCAGGTTTACCAAGAAGTTGCAATTGGAACGGCCAAGGCAACGCCAGAAGAACAAGCACAAGTTAAGCATTACTTAGTTGACACGCAGTCGGTTTTTTCGTCGTATTCAGTTAAGGACTTTGTTGAGCAGGCACAGGTGGCAATTAATGAAATTACTGCTAAAGGGAAATTACCAGTACTAGTTGGTGGAACGGGATTTTATGTTAATGCATTACTTAATCAAATGCAGCTAGGTGAAAAGCAGGTACATGAAACAGCGGTTGCATCTGAATGGCAAGAATTTTTGCGGGAACATGATTCGGCAACATTATGGCAAGAATTAAATAAGCGTGACCCTGCTGCAGCTAATAAAATCCCCCCTGCTAATTCGCGGCGTGTCTTACGCGCACTAACAGTAATTGCAAGAACTGGTCAAAAATTTTCCGAGCAGCAAACGGAGATTAAGCCCCGTTATGACTATTTGATTATTGGTCTTAATTCTGATCGTCAGGAAATCTACCGCCGCATTAATTTGCGGGTTGATCAGATGATGCAACAAGGAATGCTTAACGAAGCTAAATTTGTTTATCAAAATCGGGCGCGTGAATACCAGGTCTTGCAGGCAATCGGCTACAAAGAATTTTTTCCATATTTTGCTGGTGAAAAAAGTTTGTCAGCGTGTGTTACCCAGCTAAAAACGGCTTCTCGCCGCTATGCTAAACGGCAGTTGACTTATTTTCGAAATCAATTACCTTGTTATTGGTTTGATCCTCTGAATGATCAAGAATGTATTACAAAGATAGAACAGAAAGTTGAGGAATGGCTTCATGAATAA
- the yjeM gene encoding glutamate/gamma-aminobutyrate family transporter YjeM, whose protein sequence is MDKKQPNKITLGTLILMIFSSIFGFSNSLTAYYQMGYASIIWYVIAAILFFLPSALIFAEYGASFKGVKGGIFSWLEESANEKVAFVGTFIWLAAWVVWLVSSTQFFLVALSTLISGKDMTQTWHLGFLSSTQLLGVLEVAFMVIVTFFAAKGIDKITAVDKVGGAFAIIIALGFMLASLVVFAVSHGHFAEPVTAMNFTKSPNPAFQTPVAVLSFIVYALFAYGGLETSAGVIDSVDKPEKTFPKAMMGAMALMTGLYVINILMCGISTNWTAILGAKNVNIANMEYVLVNNLGIVMGHSMGLSQSATLALGTIFSRLAGLADVLSGISAAFLMVYSPIKSFIEGCDARLLPKKLVKLNKHNMPERAMWAQAALISVIILFISFGGNAAGQFYTILMDMMNVSSTVPYLFLIGVFPFFKMKKDIDRPFVFIKGKGKVWAVTIVVWLVVAMGIIFTCVEPMLSGDYMTSFWTAIGPVAFGVIAYVYYTYREHHDAKF, encoded by the coding sequence ATGGATAAAAAACAGCCGAATAAAATTACACTTGGTACGTTAATTTTAATGATCTTTTCGTCCATTTTTGGATTCAGTAATTCACTAACGGCGTATTACCAAATGGGTTATGCAAGTATTATTTGGTATGTGATTGCAGCAATCCTGTTCTTTCTGCCGTCTGCATTAATCTTTGCGGAGTATGGTGCGTCTTTTAAGGGCGTCAAGGGTGGTATCTTCTCTTGGCTTGAAGAATCAGCTAATGAGAAGGTGGCGTTTGTAGGGACCTTTATTTGGTTAGCTGCTTGGGTTGTATGGCTGGTTTCTTCCACGCAATTTTTCCTGGTTGCGCTGTCAACCTTAATTTCGGGTAAAGACATGACGCAAACGTGGCATTTGGGCTTCTTGTCATCAACACAACTCTTAGGTGTTCTTGAAGTTGCCTTCATGGTAATTGTCACGTTCTTTGCTGCCAAAGGGATTGATAAGATTACTGCCGTTGATAAAGTTGGCGGGGCTTTTGCAATTATCATTGCTTTAGGCTTCATGTTGGCGTCACTAGTAGTCTTTGCCGTTAGTCATGGGCATTTTGCTGAACCAGTTACAGCAATGAATTTTACTAAGTCGCCTAATCCAGCCTTTCAGACACCAGTTGCGGTATTATCATTTATTGTTTACGCGCTATTTGCTTATGGTGGCCTTGAAACTTCGGCTGGGGTCATTGATTCAGTTGACAAGCCTGAGAAGACTTTCCCCAAGGCCATGATGGGAGCAATGGCTCTGATGACTGGTCTTTATGTAATTAATATTTTAATGTGTGGTATTTCAACCAATTGGACTGCTATTCTGGGTGCAAAAAATGTCAATATTGCCAATATGGAATATGTGTTAGTCAACAATTTGGGAATTGTGATGGGTCACAGTATGGGCTTATCGCAATCTGCTACATTGGCATTAGGGACGATTTTTTCCCGTCTTGCTGGTTTAGCTGACGTTTTATCTGGAATTTCCGCAGCTTTCTTAATGGTTTATTCACCAATTAAGTCCTTTATTGAGGGTTGTGATGCGCGGCTGTTACCTAAAAAATTAGTAAAATTGAACAAGCATAATATGCCTGAACGGGCAATGTGGGCACAAGCAGCGCTTATTAGTGTCATTATCTTGTTTATTTCCTTTGGTGGTAATGCTGCGGGACAATTTTACACGATTTTAATGGATATGATGAACGTTTCTTCAACTGTACCGTATCTGTTCTTGATTGGGGTATTTCCGTTCTTCAAGATGAAGAAGGATATTGATCGACCATTTGTCTTTATCAAAGGTAAAGGCAAAGTATGGGCAGTAACAATTGTTGTCTGGCTGGTTGTTGCCATGGGAATTATCTTTACTTGTGTTGAGCCAATGCTGTCTGGAGACTATATGACGTCGTTCTGGACGGCAATTGGACCAGTTGCCTTTGGTGTCATTGCTTATGTCTATTACACTTATCGTGAACATCATGATGCAAAATTTTAA
- a CDS encoding methionine gamma-lyase family protein, whose amino-acid sequence MNNWPKELQEIVKEIDAQIAPQLAKIDDNVFYNQNKVLQAFKDKAVAEADLLGTTGYGSDDSGRDKLDRIYAQIFKTEDALVRSQFVSGTHTIATAMAGNLLPGDELTYLTGMPYDTLQQVIGVAGDGRGSLKAYGVKFSHVDLKDGAVDYEAARKLLSAHQPKMVVIQRSRGYDTRQSFTVAKIKSMIKMIREVSPNSIIMIDNCYGEFSEKHEPTEYGADLMAGSLIKNAGGGLAKIGGYVVGKHELIENTAARLTAGGIGREEGASLNNNLDYFEGLFIAPNTTGNAIKGAIYSSALLARMGEEVTPTWDEDRTDLIQTVIFHNQDKMIKFAKVLQENSPVNSFVDPIPSHDTGYEDKVIMADGSFIDGASIEFSGDGPIRPPYAIYMQGGLTYAHVKIAITNAVNELFFKN is encoded by the coding sequence ATGAATAATTGGCCAAAAGAATTACAAGAAATTGTGAAAGAAATTGATGCGCAAATTGCGCCACAGTTAGCAAAAATTGATGATAATGTTTTTTATAATCAAAATAAAGTTTTGCAGGCATTTAAGGATAAGGCAGTTGCTGAAGCTGACTTACTAGGGACAACCGGCTATGGTTCAGATGATTCTGGTCGCGATAAGCTTGACCGAATTTATGCGCAGATTTTTAAGACAGAAGATGCATTGGTACGGTCACAATTTGTATCGGGTACGCATACGATCGCAACAGCGATGGCGGGCAATTTGCTGCCGGGAGATGAATTAACTTATCTTACAGGGATGCCTTATGATACTTTGCAACAGGTTATCGGTGTTGCTGGTGACGGTCGTGGTAGCTTAAAAGCATATGGGGTTAAGTTTTCACATGTTGACTTAAAGGATGGTGCAGTGGATTATGAGGCTGCACGTAAATTATTAAGTGCACATCAGCCTAAAATGGTTGTTATTCAGCGTTCACGCGGTTATGACACGCGGCAAAGTTTTACCGTAGCTAAGATTAAGTCAATGATTAAGATGATCCGTGAAGTTAGTCCAAATAGTATCATTATGATTGATAATTGTTACGGTGAATTTTCAGAAAAGCATGAGCCTACTGAATATGGTGCTGATTTGATGGCGGGATCATTAATTAAAAACGCTGGAGGTGGTCTTGCTAAGATTGGTGGCTATGTTGTCGGTAAACATGAGTTAATTGAAAATACGGCTGCGCGGCTGACTGCTGGTGGTATTGGTCGTGAAGAGGGTGCTAGCCTTAATAATAATTTGGATTACTTTGAAGGCTTGTTCATTGCTCCTAACACAACTGGTAATGCTATTAAGGGAGCAATTTACTCTTCTGCTTTGCTTGCTAGAATGGGTGAAGAAGTGACACCAACATGGGATGAAGACAGAACTGACTTAATTCAGACTGTGATTTTTCATAATCAAGACAAGATGATCAAATTTGCAAAGGTTTTACAGGAAAATTCTCCGGTTAATTCCTTTGTTGATCCGATTCCTAGTCATGATACGGGTTATGAAGATAAGGTGATTATGGCTGATGGTTCCTTCATTGATGGTGCCAGTATTGAATTTTCTGGTGATGGTCCCATTCGTCCGCCATACGCAATTTATATGCAGGGTGGTTTAACTTATGCCCATGTTAAAATTGCGATAACTAATGCAGTTAACGAATTATTTTTCAAAAATTAA
- a CDS encoding MFS transporter produces the protein MIHKKSIYTKDVILVMAASFFFMFSTMFVNPLINGYAKSLGASSAFAGIIVGIMSIAAMFLRPIAGNLTDKFSKYRLSLIGGILIFVGVTGYVVAPKSSWLLLFRLINGAGYVLDTVCMTTWLAFLVPREHVGEAMGFYGLMNALAMAVAPALAINVYQKTGYRLAIIASAVSSFLMIITIQFVGNRAKPKNKAKEAISFKHFKIIEMKDLPIALLTTLFAFPYFATQADLVTYTEERHLSVAVGSYFLIYAVVLLVIRIGLKNLFDTVRFGIWFWLSTAGTAIYILLLAFMKNNWEMALAACGMAVGYGVIYSVLQSTALLLAPINEQGLASSTFYLGLDVGMSFGPIIMGFVNDMLPIKYFYLVQLLIIPLVIIIYLRYRKRLNNAIKQH, from the coding sequence GTGATACATAAAAAATCAATTTATACTAAAGATGTTATATTAGTAATGGCAGCATCGTTTTTCTTTATGTTTAGTACGATGTTTGTCAATCCGTTAATCAATGGGTATGCCAAAAGTTTGGGTGCTAGTAGTGCTTTTGCCGGTATTATTGTTGGTATCATGAGTATTGCGGCGATGTTTTTACGACCAATTGCTGGTAATTTAACTGATAAATTTTCTAAATACCGCTTATCATTAATTGGCGGTATTTTAATTTTTGTTGGTGTAACGGGTTATGTAGTTGCGCCAAAAAGTAGTTGGCTACTCTTATTTCGGTTAATTAATGGTGCTGGCTATGTTTTAGACACTGTTTGCATGACAACTTGGTTGGCGTTTTTGGTTCCGCGGGAACATGTCGGTGAGGCAATGGGCTTTTATGGTTTGATGAATGCACTAGCAATGGCAGTAGCTCCAGCATTAGCAATTAATGTTTATCAAAAAACAGGTTATCGCTTAGCAATTATTGCTTCAGCAGTTTCTTCTTTTTTGATGATCATTACTATTCAATTTGTTGGTAATCGCGCCAAACCTAAAAATAAAGCAAAAGAAGCAATTTCTTTTAAACATTTCAAAATTATTGAGATGAAAGATCTTCCGATTGCTTTGCTTACAACTTTATTTGCGTTTCCGTATTTTGCAACTCAGGCAGATTTAGTAACGTATACTGAGGAGCGACATTTGAGTGTGGCTGTTGGGTCGTATTTCCTTATTTATGCCGTAGTTTTACTTGTTATTAGAATTGGCTTAAAGAATTTATTTGATACGGTTCGTTTTGGTATTTGGTTTTGGCTAAGTACTGCGGGGACAGCAATTTATATTTTGCTTTTAGCTTTTATGAAAAATAACTGGGAAATGGCATTGGCAGCTTGTGGAATGGCAGTTGGCTATGGCGTCATTTATTCGGTCTTGCAGTCTACGGCACTCTTACTGGCACCAATCAATGAGCAAGGTTTGGCCAGCAGTACCTTTTATTTGGGGTTAGATGTTGGGATGTCATTTGGCCCGATTATTATGGGTTTTGTTAATGACATGCTACCAATTAAGTACTTTTATTTGGTTCAACTACTTATTATTCCACTAGTAATTATTATTTATCTGCGTTATCGCAAGCGATTGAATAATGCAATTAAGCAGCATTAA
- a CDS encoding SLAP domain-containing protein — MRKDRLIIYQAIFLFCLEFLHEHNLLLADSQGRRIPSIILQAGSIVPVYETKVIAVNSYYALTNDLNLATSDVQGCMRWLKHRALLYDSHGKRIYHKKALKAHQMVKTYGEPSKIHGQHYFQIGRKRWLKVGNFANGHNYLHLKKSNIEPGKRLITHAAYLYDINGKHQNKVILAAKTRVNVEGTKKIKGNTLVDIGSGYYINAANIE; from the coding sequence ATGAGAAAAGATCGTTTGATTATTTATCAAGCGATCTTTTTATTTTGTCTTGAATTTCTTCATGAACATAATTTGTTGTTGGCTGATAGTCAAGGACGCAGAATACCTAGCATTATTTTACAAGCTGGTTCGATTGTTCCGGTTTATGAAACGAAGGTTATTGCTGTGAACAGTTATTATGCACTGACAAATGACCTTAACCTTGCAACCAGTGATGTTCAAGGTTGTATGCGGTGGTTGAAGCATCGTGCACTGCTATATGACAGTCATGGTAAACGTATTTATCATAAAAAAGCTTTGAAAGCACATCAAATGGTAAAAACTTATGGTGAACCAAGTAAAATTCACGGTCAACACTATTTTCAAATTGGACGTAAGCGCTGGTTAAAAGTGGGTAATTTTGCTAATGGGCACAATTATCTACACCTTAAAAAATCTAATATTGAGCCTGGTAAGCGTTTAATTACACATGCAGCATATCTATATGATATCAATGGTAAACACCAAAATAAGGTAATTTTAGCTGCAAAAACACGCGTAAATGTTGAAGGTACTAAAAAGATAAAAGGTAATACTTTAGTTGATATTGGGAGTGGCTATTATATTAATGCAGCTAATATTGAATAG
- the glnA gene encoding type I glutamate--ammonia ligase, producing MVKKITADDIRKSVADNDVRFLRLAFTDINGTLKAVEVPNSQLEKVLTNDIRFDGSSIDGFVRLEESDMVLYPDFSTWAVLPWSDQQGGKIGRLICSVHTTDGKPFAGDPRNNLKRIIEQMRAMGFSDFNIGFEAEFHLLKLNENGDWTTQVPDHASYFDMTSNDESASCRRDIVETLESIGFEVEAAHHEVGDGQQEIDFKFDNALTTADRVQTFKMVVREVAKKHNLFATFMAKPLQGEAGNGMHTNMSLFKNGKNAFYDPNNKFHLSNTALYFLNGILTHARAITAVGNPTVNSYKRLIPGFEAPVYISWASKNRSPMVRIPSAEEINTRLEMRSADPTANPYLLLAACLAAGLDGIKKEEMPMAPITSNLFEMSEEKRSELGIKPLPATLHSALKSFKADKLIQDALGEHLSKSFISSKEFEWAQYTQTVSDWERNRYMNY from the coding sequence ATGGTAAAGAAAATTACAGCAGATGATATTAGAAAGAGCGTCGCTGATAATGACGTTCGCTTTTTACGCTTGGCGTTTACCGACATTAATGGTACTTTAAAGGCCGTTGAAGTGCCGAATAGTCAACTTGAAAAGGTATTAACGAATGATATTCGCTTTGATGGTTCTTCAATTGATGGCTTTGTTCGCTTAGAAGAAAGCGACATGGTATTGTATCCTGACTTTTCAACTTGGGCAGTATTGCCTTGGAGTGATCAACAAGGTGGTAAGATTGGGCGACTAATTTGTTCTGTACATACAACGGATGGTAAGCCATTTGCTGGAGATCCGCGCAATAATTTGAAGCGGATTATTGAGCAAATGCGGGCAATGGGCTTTTCTGACTTTAATATTGGCTTTGAAGCTGAATTTCACTTACTTAAACTAAATGAAAATGGTGATTGGACTACACAAGTACCAGATCATGCTTCATATTTTGATATGACCTCAAATGATGAAAGTGCTAGTTGTCGGCGTGATATTGTTGAAACGTTGGAAAGTATCGGTTTTGAAGTTGAAGCTGCTCACCATGAAGTTGGTGATGGTCAACAAGAAATTGATTTTAAATTTGATAATGCTTTGACAACTGCTGATCGAGTACAGACTTTTAAAATGGTTGTTCGTGAGGTTGCTAAGAAGCATAATTTATTTGCAACTTTCATGGCTAAACCATTGCAAGGTGAAGCTGGTAACGGGATGCATACTAATATGTCATTATTTAAAAATGGTAAAAATGCTTTTTATGATCCGAATAATAAATTCCATCTGTCTAACACGGCACTTTACTTCTTAAATGGTATTTTGACGCATGCACGAGCAATTACAGCTGTGGGTAATCCAACTGTTAACTCGTATAAACGTTTAATTCCTGGTTTTGAAGCACCAGTTTATATTTCTTGGGCCTCAAAGAATCGTTCACCAATGGTGCGGATTCCATCAGCTGAAGAGATTAATACCAGATTGGAGATGCGGTCAGCTGATCCAACTGCTAATCCATATTTACTGTTGGCAGCTTGCTTAGCCGCTGGTTTAGATGGCATTAAGAAGGAAGAAATGCCAATGGCTCCAATTACTTCTAACTTGTTTGAAATGAGTGAAGAAAAACGTTCAGAATTAGGAATTAAGCCATTACCAGCAACTTTACATAGTGCTCTTAAGTCCTTTAAGGCAGATAAACTGATTCAAGATGCATTAGGTGAACACTTATCTAAGAGTTTTATTTCTTCTAAGGAATTTGAATGGGCTCAATATACTCAAACTGTTTCTGATTGGGAACGTAATCGTTACATGAATTATTAA
- a CDS encoding HXXEE domain-containing protein produces the protein MDFRIYIALFPTVFMFHELEEILFFKNYRKLINNKVPKMFKGNYLKKYLNLSSTTFIFTIFEEYIILVLITWITLLKISYLEFYVSLMLAYNYHILGHIIQSIIVKSYVPGLIFGIASSIVSIYWISAMPVHNWSFVLYCSVIILVLIFVNIQICFKIGKKIINRKR, from the coding sequence ATGGATTTTAGGATATATATTGCCTTATTTCCAACGGTTTTTATGTTCCATGAATTAGAAGAAATTTTATTCTTTAAGAATTACAGAAAACTAATAAATAATAAAGTGCCTAAAATGTTCAAAGGTAACTATTTGAAAAAATATCTTAATTTATCGTCAACAACATTTATTTTTACAATATTTGAAGAATATATAATTTTAGTATTGATTACTTGGATTACGTTACTTAAAATTTCATACTTAGAATTTTATGTATCTCTGATGTTGGCATATAACTACCATATTTTAGGACATATAATTCAATCAATTATAGTTAAATCTTATGTACCAGGACTTATTTTTGGTATAGCTAGTAGTATAGTTAGTATCTATTGGATAAGTGCGATGCCAGTACATAATTGGTCTTTTGTTTTATATTGTTCAGTTATAATACTAGTTTTAATTTTTGTGAATATACAAATTTGCTTTAAAATAGGTAAGAAAATTATTAATCGGAAAAGATAA